A genomic segment from Lutzomyia longipalpis isolate SR_M1_2022 chromosome 3, ASM2433408v1 encodes:
- the LOC129792527 gene encoding MIP18 family protein galla-2, with protein MEIENTNPNVYQKCGEREWVSTDEDDSVSDPFDTREIFDLVRVINDPEHPLTLEELHVVQEDLIAVDNDKSEIKVNFTPTIPHCSMATLIGLSIRVKLLRALPPRFKVTVEITPGTHSSEHAVNKQLADKERVAAALENTHLIEVINQCIAV; from the exons ATGGAAATTGAGAATACAAACCCTAATGTTTACCAGAAGTGTGGAGAGCGTGAGTGGGTATCCACGGATGAGGATGACAGTGTTAGTGATCCCTTCGATACGCGAGAAATCTTCG ATCTCGTGCGTGTGATTAATGACCCGGAACATCCACTAACACTGGAGGAACTTCATGTTGTCCAGGAGGATCTCATTGCTGTTGACAATGACAAGAGTGAGATTAAGGTGAACTTCACACCGACAATCCCGCATTGCAGCATGGCCACCCTCATTGGACTCTCAATCCGCGTTAAGCTCCTCCGAGCGCTTCCGCCACGCTTCAAGGTCACCGTGGAGATCACTCCGGGAACGCACTCGTCGGAGCATGCGGTGAATAAGCAGCTGGCGGACAAGGAACGCGTAGCAGCTGCCCTGGAGAACACGCATCTCATTGAAGTGATCAATCAGTGCATTGCTGTGTAG
- the LOC129792521 gene encoding mitochondrial inner membrane protein OXA1L produces the protein MLSRCSVYAKNSSICCSHIFREVNGKILPARSYHVLSASVGQKEHRRSLGRHPAIPVASVMALRHASGGKVTTVADVMPEIPSIAAIPDAPAVPAAPAVAPVDVLAEGAEPTFESIGLGGWSPVGMVQQCMEYLHIGLDIPWWGVIAIGTVVVRTLIFPLVLVAQRNAAKMNNHLPQLQVLQMKMSEARQSGNQIESARYAQEMMQFMKDKEMNPLKNMIVPLAQAPLFISFFMGLRGMANAPVASMREGGLFWFTDLTVCDPFYLLPILTSATMYLTIEMGTDAAKLSSQNMQTMRYVLRALPLVILPFTVNFPAAILTYWACSNFISLVQVGFLRIPRVRNYFRIDPLVTHKAEVLPMKKKGFVKGLQDSWTNMKITRELEERKRIDEISFQRAGQGPIVKTYKYDPTKPRPPNAVAAKKR, from the exons ATGCTGTCGCGGTGCTCAGTTTACGCCAAAAATTCCAGCATTTGTTGCTCTCACATTTTCCGCGAG GTTAATGGAAAAATCCTTCCGGCGAGGAGTTATCATGTCCTGTCTGCATCTGTGGGGCAGAAGGAGCACCGAAGGTCCCTGGGACGTCATCCAGCTATCCCGGTAGCTAGTGTTATGGCACTTCGGCATGCTAGTGGGGGGAAGGTGACAACAGTTGCTGATGTCATGCCGGAAATTCCATCAATTGCTGCAATTCCGGATGCACCAGCAGTCCCTGCTGCCCCTGCGGTAGCGCCTGTGGATGTCCTGGCTGAGGGAGCAGAGCCAACTTTTGAATCAATTGGCCTTGGGGGATGGAGCCCCGTGGGGATGGTACAGCAATGCATGGAATACCTGCATATTGGGCTGGATATCCCATGGTGGGGTGTTATAGCCATTGGCACAGTTGTGGTGCGGACACTGATCTTTCCGCTGGTGCTGGTGGCACAACGCAATGCGGCAAAGATGAACAATCACCTGCCGCAGCTTCAGGTGCTGCAGATGAAGATGTCAGAGGCGAGGCAGAGTGGGAATCAAATTGAATCTGCTCGCTATGCGCAGGAAATGATGCAATTTATGAAGGACAAAGAGATGAATCCGCTGAAGAATATGATTGTGCCCCTGGCTCAGGCTCCGCTCTTCATTTCCTTCTTCATGGGACTTCGGGGAATGGCCAATGCTCCAGTGGCGTCAATGCGCGAAGGGGGACTCTTCTGGTTCACAGATCTCACTGTTTGTGATCCCTTCTACCTCCTGCCCATCCTCACGAGTGCCACAATGTATCTGACCATCGAAATGGGCACTGATGCGGCAAAACTCTCCTCCCAGAATATGCAGACAATGCGCTATGTGCTCCGGGCTCTCCCACTCGTCATCCTCCCCTTCACCGTCAACTTCCCGGCTGCCATTCTCACGTACTGGGCGTGCAGTAACTTCATCTCCCTCGTGCAGGTTGGCTTCCTCCGGATTCCCCGGGTGCGGAATTACTTCCGCATTGATCCCCTTGTGACGCACAAAGCGGAAGTTTTGCCCATGAAGAAGAAGGGATTCGTCAAGGGGCTCCAGGATT cATGGACAAACATGAAGATCACACGAGAACTAGAGGAGCGCAAGAGGATCGATGAGATTAGCTTCCAACGTGCTGGACAGGGTCCAATTGTGAAAACCTACAAATACGACCCCACAAAGCCACGACCCCCCAATGCAGTGGCGGCGAAAAAGCGATAG